The nucleotide window TTTTTGGATGCAGCGGCTACAATGAGACGCTGACTTTAAGCTGGAGTATTGGACCAGATGATATGAATGAACGAGTAACCCAGTCATTTTTTGATCTTGTGGTCTCAGAACTGCCATTATCTGGGGAAAACGAATAAAAAACAATCATTCAAAGTGAACCTGAACATTGTTGACAAAGTACACAAACTATAACAAATGAAGGGTTAGTAACCGTGCCGAGGCACGAGGCTCGGTGCTAATCCTATGGTTCATGAAGCCGCGGATCTATAGGGGAAAGGTTAGCGAGTTTCTGGATGCGGTGGATGTCAAGCAAGATGTCGCCTTTTTCTAAGAGCCTGTTTGAAAATTAGTTATTAATAATAATCAATCGTAATGAGCTGTTATTACAATGTCTTGGATTTCCTTCTCATGTTATAGATAACCTTTCTATAAACATAATTTACACATGAGGAAACCATGATATCATTACCAGTTAAAATTTATGAGAGTGATTTGACCCCGGAACAATGTCGATATATCGAATTTTTGATGATGCCAAAAAGCCCCTCAAAAGCTGGACGTCCAAAATAATGGCTTGTCTCTTTAATAATAAACGCCATTATGTATGTTGTCAGATCGGGATGTCAATGGCGAATGTTGCCTATTGGTTTTCCTCCGTGGCAGACCGTATATTATCATTACAACAAGTGGTGTAAAAATCGTACATGGCAAAAAATTAATGATGCTCTGGTCCAAAAAGATCGCATGCGGTGCAAGCGCAAATCAACACCAAGTGCTTCTATTATTGATAGTCAGTCGGTAAAAACCACTGAAGCGGGCGGTTCAAAAGGTATGATGCCGGTAAAAAGATCAATGACCGAAAACGTCATATCCTCGTTGATGTTGATGGTCGAATCATCGGTGCCACAGTTCATGAAGGTAATATCCAAGACCGGGATGGTGCAAAGCTCCTTTTGGAAAAGTTGGAGGATAAATATCCAAGCCTGAAACTTATCTGGGCTGATGGTGCCTATAAGGATAGTAACTTCTGGCACCCTTTTTGACTTTGTTGAATCCAACGGCAGACCCTTCAGCATGCCCTTTGGTAGATAAAACCGAACCATCAAAATCCAAGGTAAGCCTCCCAAAGCTTTCCCGCTGGAGCCCATTGATTACAAATGATCTGGACAGTCGACGAAGGTTTGCAATGCTTTGAGTATCCATCTGGGATAGACTTCTTGAAATGGTTGAAACATCTGGAAGCTTTTTAAATCCCATTAAGCGAAGAACAAGAGGATCATCCCGATAATAATCAATTTCTCTCAACCTCCGGAACCCCAATATCAAGTGAACAATCAGCAGCAACACAACCAAATGATGACCGAAAATGGGAGATACTTTTAAATTGGAAAAACATTTTTTTAGTTTATCTTTCAATCTTATCCGTTTAAAAAACAGTTGGAAAATCAACAAACCTGAAAAGGAAGTAAGTTGCTGATCTTCGAATTTAATCTCAGGAATTTTATGGAATTTAGTATGAATTTGTGCTTTACTGGACTCCACTTGGGGTGGCCTCCTGAATAAGTTTTTTTTGTTTCGCAAACTCATTATAACCTTTATTCATGGGCTACCTCAAGTTTTTTTACTACTATTTTACTCGTTTTTTATACAACTGTCGGGTTCATTGGAAACATACATACTGAAGCAAAACCACTATCAAATTGAGCTCCTGAAGAATTTGGATGAGGTGCCGGAAATAGGTGCCCTGGTTGTGGTGGCTTTTCCGAAGCCGAAGGGTGGGTCTGGCTTCCCTGCCAGGGCATTTGCCATCTTACCGTAAGAGGGTCTGCTAACTATGCATCCAGCGGCCACCTAACCACGCCGGGCACATTTTGTGGTTACATCCGAAAACTCATAGGTGGCGTGGTCAGGTCCGCTGATGCCGCAGTTGGAAGCCTAAAGATTCTGAATCGGACTTTTAATCAAATTGTATGGAGAAAATAATGAAATCAGAAATAGTAAAAGAAAGCCTGAAGAAATTTTCAGAAGTATTATCTTTTAATTATCCTGCTGTTGGCTGGTACTTTTCTTCTGAGGAAATGGAAGATTCATTTGTTTTTAGAAAGGATAAATGGGTATGTATGTTCATGTATCTGAAGATGATGATGAAAAAAAATAATAAAATCCGTTTCTCGGATGATAATAATAGAGCCTGCACAGGTCCTGCAGAATACTTTGGTTTTACTGAACTTGAGGATGATGGAGGTATTTTTCTCGCTGAAACAGAAAGATTTTGCAAAAATATTGAAATTTCAAAAGAATATACCAGGTGGTCGGCAACCCTTATTCACCCGCCAAAAGGCAAATATCTATACATGGAAAAACTTGAGAATATTGATGATAGCAGACAGATTGAGGTTGTTAATCTTTTCCCGGCAAATATGACCAGCCTGGCAAAGCTTGCAACCCTTTCAAGTTACGACAGGATGGCGAATGTGGATAATGTTTTGATACCTGATGCTTCAGGTTGTCAGTCTGTCTTTACAACTCCCTATCATGAAAATTTTCAAGAAAATCCAAAATGTATTATTGGGCTAATGGATCCGATGGCCAGAAATTTTGTCCCTGAAGATATGATTTTATTTTCAATGCCCACCAACAGATTTGTGGAAATGGCGAATAATATTAAAGGCAGCTTTCTTGATAAAGATTTTAAAAACCCGACAGGTTTTTGATCTTGATTA belongs to Desulfobacula toluolica Tol2 and includes:
- a CDS encoding transposase encodes the protein MLVDVDGRIIGATVHEGNIQDRDGAKLLLEKLEDKYPSLKLIWADGAYKDSNFWHPF
- a CDS encoding transposase — translated: MSLRNKKNLFRRPPQVESSKAQIHTKFHKIPEIKFEDQQLTSFSGLLIFQLFFKRIRLKDKLKKCFSNLKVSPIFGHHLVVLLLIVHLILGFRRLREIDYYRDDPLVLRLMGFKKLPDVSTISRSLSQMDTQSIANLRRLSRSFVINGLQRESFGRLTLDFDGSVLSTKGHAEGSAVGFNKVKKGARSYYPYRHHQPR
- a CDS encoding DUF169 domain-containing protein translates to MKSEIVKESLKKFSEVLSFNYPAVGWYFSSEEMEDSFVFRKDKWVCMFMYLKMMMKKNNKIRFSDDNNRACTGPAEYFGFTELEDDGGIFLAETERFCKNIEISKEYTRWSATLIHPPKGKYLYMEKLENIDDSRQIEVVNLFPANMTSLAKLATLSSYDRMANVDNVLIPDASGCQSVFTTPYHENFQENPKCIIGLMDPMARNFVPEDMILFSMPTNRFVEMANNIKGSFLDKDFKNPTGF